In a genomic window of Pelodiscus sinensis isolate JC-2024 unplaced genomic scaffold, ASM4963464v1 ctg40, whole genome shotgun sequence:
- the LOC142825161 gene encoding GTPase IMAP family member 5-like, whose amino-acid sequence MARNQQVGDEEAPPDSRAHGQHGDSELRLVLAGKSGAGKSATGNSILGENVFESKLAAQAVTRVCRSGRRDWEGKKILVIDTPAIFNPQDCSRAAYQEIGRCIMLSAPGPHALVLVTQLGRYTEEDQEAMRQVQEIFGAGAMRHMIVLFTRKEDLGSGSLSDYVSHSDNKALRTLIQQCGGRYCAFNNKSSGAEQTEQVRVLMEIAEGMVRENGNSCYTSELYVEAEVMLHYDNGNFEEKCRNFGEKVEQHMRTQRDRYHGLLKRIREACSRCKDYLWIPVRWVIGIFRRRRR is encoded by the exons ATGGCGAGAAATCAGCAGGTGGGAGATGAAGAGGCCCCCCCTG ATTCACGGGCCCATGGCCAACATGGAGACTCAGAGCTGAGACTCGTCCTTGCTGGTAAGAGCGGAGCGGGGAAAAGTGCGACTGGGAACAGCATCCTCGGCGAGAACGTGTTTGAGTCCAAACTTGCAGCCCAGGCAGTTACCAGAGTTTGTAGATCAGGCAGGAGGGACTGGGAGGGGAAGAAGATTCTGGTGATCGATACGCCTGCAATTTTCAACCCCCAGGACTGTAGTAGGGCAGCTTATCAAGAGATCGGCCGCTGTATCatgctctctgccccaggcccccatgCGCTGGTGCTGGTGACCCAGCTGGGCCGTTACACGGAGGAAGACCAGGAAGCCATGAGACAAGTCCAAGAGATTTTTGGAGCTGGGGCCATGAGGCACATGATCGTCTTGTTCACCCGGAAGGAAGATTTAGGGAGCGGTTCACTGAGTGACTACGTGAGCCACTCGGATAACAAAGCTCTGCGGACTCTGATTCAGCAGTGTGGGGGCCGGTACTGCGCCTTCAATAACAAATCATCTGGAGCAGAACAGACAGAGCAGGTCCGAGTGCTGATGGAAATTGCCGAGGGGATGGTGAGGGAGAATGGGAACTCCTGTTACACAAGTGAATTATACGTTGAGGCCGAGGTGATGCTCCATTATGATAATGGCAACTTTGAAGAAAAATGCAGAAATTTTGGAGAAAAAGTGGAACAGCACATGAGAACCCAAAGAGACAGGTATCATGGGCTATTAAAAAGAATTAGGGAAGCATGTTCTAGGTGTAAAGATTATCTGTGGATACCTGTGAGATGGGTGATTGGTATATTTAGGAGAAGAAGGAGGTAG